From Hoeflea sp. 108:
GCCGTGCTTGGGGCCGGCGTAGCCTCGGCGGCCATGCTCGCCATGCCTGCCGTCCTGCGAGCACAGGACAAGTCGATCAAGATCGGCGTCTATGGCGGTTACTTCAAGAAATCCTTCGACGAGCACATCTTCCCCGAATTCACCAAGTCGACCGGCATCGCGGTGGAATCGGTGGCCGAGCCGACCGGCGAGGCCTGGCTGGTGCAGCTCGAGCAGGCCGCCAAGGCAGGCCAGGCTCCGGCGGACCTTTCAATGATGTCGCAGACGTCGGTGCTCAAGGGCCAGTCGACCAAGCTGTGGGCGCCGCTCGACCTCGCCAAGATCAAGAACAGCTCCAACCTTATCGACCATTTCGTCAATAAGTACCCTGACGGCGCGGTCGCCGGCATCGGAGCGGTGGCCTGGTACATCACCCTGGTGACCAACACCAACGTCTTCCCGACTGCGCCGGATTCGTGGACGGCGCTTTGGGACCCGGCAAACCAGGATAAGCTCGGCCTTCTGGCGCTTGCCTCCAACTCGTTCCTGCTCGAAGTGACGGCCAAGACCTTCATGGGCGGCACCAACGCGCTCGACACCGAGGAAGGCATCCTCAAGGCCTTCGAAAAGCTCGCCGAAGTGAAGCCCAACGTGCGGCTCTGGTATCGCGACGAGGCACAATTCGAGCAGGCGCTGAAGTCGGGTGAGATCCCGATGGGCCAGTATTACCACGATGTCACCGGCCTCGCCGCTTCCGAGGGGCAGCCGGTGCGCTCGACCTTCCCGAAGGAAGGCGGCATCCAGGATGCCGGCTCGTGGGTGCTGTCGCGCGCCTCGAAGAAGAGCGAGGAGGCGCACGCCTTCATCGACCACATGTGCCAGCCATCGGTGCAGGCTCTAATGTCGCGCAAGGTCGGCACTTCGCCCACCGTCAAGCGCGAGCTGATGGACCTGACGGCCGACGAGTTCGCCGCCGTCTCGTCAGATATCGCGCCGATCATCCCGCGCTATGACCTCTACACCACCAAGGCCGACTGGATTAACCAGAAGTGGACCGAGCTGATCGTCGGCTGATCTTCTTGCACCTTCTCCCCGCTCGCGGGGAGAAGGTGGCCTATAGGGCCGGATGAGGGCAGGGTCGGCGTGGCAAGGTTCGCGCCGCACCTCATTTGCCTGCCGGCATCTTCTCCCCGAGAATGGGGAGAAGAAAGGCCCTCCGCCAACGCCGCTCCACTTTCTAATCGAAGACTGCCGGGCTCTGCCTCGACAGTTGCAACAACCCATTTGAGGCCTTCCATGTCCGGACTCGTGCTTAAGGACATCGTCAAGTCATTCGGCAACTTCACCGCTGTGGACACTGCCAACCTGGCAGTGCCGCATGGCAAGTTCGTCTGCCTGCTCGGCCCGTCCGGCTGCGGCAAGACCACGCTCTTGCGAATGATCGCAGGCCTCGAGGACCCGACATCGGGCGCGATCATGCTGGACGACGAGGACATTACGCCGGTGCCGACGCACAAGCGCAACCTTGGCATGGTGTTCCAGTCGCTGGCGCTGTTTCCGCATCTCACGGTCGGCGACAACATCGCTTACCCCTTGCGCATCCGCGGCGCCTCGCGCGACGAGCAGAAGAAGCGCTCGGACGATCTGCTGAAGCTCATCCATCTGCCCGGTTTCGCCGATCGCCCGGTCTCGAAGCTGTCGGGCGGCCAGCGCCAGCGCGTGGCCATCGCCCGCGCGCTCGCGCTGTCACCAAGGCTGTTCTTGCTCGACGAGCCGCTGTCGGCGCTCGACGCCAAGCTGCGCGAGGCCATGCAGGTCGAATTGCGTCAGCTGCAGCAGCGGCTCGGCATCACCACCTTTGTCGTCACCCACGACCAGCGCGAGGCGATGACCATGGCCGACCTCGTCGTCGTCATGGGCCAGGGCAAGATCCTGCAGGCCGCCCCACCCATTGAAATCTACCGCAAGCCGGCCGATGCCTTCGTTGCCGACTTCATCGGCATGACCAACCTGCTCGACGCCGAAACAGACCGCGCCGGCCGCGTCTCCGTGCTCGGCCAGGCGATCCCTGACCTTGTCATGCCCGCCGGCCTCACCAGGGCTGCCGTGTCGATCCGACCCGAGGACGTGCATCTCGGCCCCGTCGGCGGCGACAGCATCGGCGGCACCGTGACATTCGTGCGCGACCTCGGCGGCACCATCGAGACCTTCGTCGAGGCCGGCGGCAAGACCATCATCGCGGTGGCGACGCCGCGCGAGCGGCCCAATGTCGTTGCCGGCCAGCAGGTCGGCATCACGTTGCCGGCCGATGCCTGCGTGGTGCTCAAGTCATGAAACGCGAGGCGCCGAAATCGATAGCCGACTACAGCCCGCTTTTCTTTCCCGGGCTGATGCTGATAGTCTTTTTCGTCATCCCGTTCTCGACGATGATCGCCGTCAGCTTCTTCCTGCGTGACCCCTCGGGATTCTACACGCCCGATTTCGTCTTCGACAATTATGCCCGCTTCCTCTCGGTCTTCTTCGGCAGGGTGCTGGCCTTCTCGCTGATGCTGGCGGTTATGGTCGCCATCTGCTGCGTCGCCATCGCGTTTCCGTTCACCTTTCTTCTGACCAAGCGGCCGCGCAAGGTGCAGACCATCTGGCTGGTCTGCCTGTTGTCGGTGCTGTCGCTGTCGGAGGTCATCATCGGCTTCGCCTGGTCGACGCTGTTTACCCGCACCGCCGGCATCACCAACCTGTTTGTCTTTCTTGGCCTGATGAAGGAGCCTGTGGCGCTGACGCCGAGCTTCTGGGCGGTGCTGACGGGCATGGTCTACCAGGCGCTGCCCTACACAATACTCGTGCTCTATCCCGCTTTGGTGCGCCTCGACCCGCAGTTGCTGGAGGCGGCGCGCACGCTCGGTGCCTCGCCGACGCGCGCCTTCGTTAATGTTGTGGTGCCGGCACTGCGAAACACAATCGTGGCGACGCTGATCATGGTCTTCGTCTTTGCGCTCGGCTCGTATTTGTTGCCGCAGATCCTCGGGCGCCCCTCACACTGGACGCTGTCGGTGCTGATCACCGACCAGGCCATCTACCAGTCCAACATGCCGTTTGCCGCAGCGATGGCGGTGTTTTTGGTGCTGATGTCGCTGGCGCTTGTCGGCCTCACTTTGCTTGTCGGACGCAAGGAGAACGCGCTGTGATGGCAACCTTCCTTCGCCGGCTCTACTTCACTGCCGTCGCCCTGTTTCTCGCCGCCCCGCTGATCGTTGTCGCCGGTGTCTCGGTCAACGAGAAGCAGGACCTCGCCTTCCCGCCCAAGGGCTTTTCGCTGTCCTGGTATGGCCAGATCTTCTTCGATCCGGAATGGCGCGCAGCCCTCATCGCCTCGGTCACGCTGGCGGTTACGGCGGCAGCCCTTGCGGTGGCGATCGCGCTGCCGCTCGCCTGGTTCCTGTGGCGGCGCATCGCGCCATGGGCCAACGTCTTCCAGATCCTCGGCCTCGCCCCCTTCATCCTGCCGCCAGTCATCACCGCATTGGGCATGCTGACCTTCTGGGCGACGTCAGGCTTCTACGGCCAGCCCTGGACTGCTGTTATCAGCCACGCGATTTTCTTCGTCACGCTACCGCTGGTGACGTTGTCGCTCGGTTTCGCCTCCATCGACCGCTCGCTGGTCGAGGCAGCCTCGACCATGGGCGCCGACGACCGCACGGTGCTGAAGACGGTGGTTCTGCCGTTGATCCGGCCCTATCTCGTGTCGGGCTACGCTTTCGCCTTCGTGCTGTCGCTCAACGAATACATCGTCGCCTACATGACCGTCGGCTTCACCATCGAGACGCTGCCGATCAAGATCTTCAACGCTCTGCGCTACGGCTACACGCCGACCATGGCGTCGGTGTCGGTGTTCTTCGTGGCGGTGGCGGCACTGGTGTTCTCCCTGATCGCCCGCTTCGGAGACATCAGGAAGCTTCTCGGTGCGATGTCGTCGGACACCTGATCTCCCGGTCTCACCCAGGCGCGGTGTCGCCTGGGTGACAATTTCCAGTCGCCTGGTGGTCGCGTTCAGTCCGCCCCAATCCTAGCATCGTCCCATGCCCTAGGCCGGCCATGCGGGAGCGATGCGCCATGTGCGGATTTGTGTGCCTCTGGAACCTCGACGACGAGCAACTCGCCTCGCGGATGATCCGGAAGATGGAGCATCGCGGGCCCGATGCCCTGGAGGTGCTGCGGCCGAACAACATCCCCGTCGTCATGGCGCATGCAAGGCTCGCCATCATCGGTCCAGATAACGGCGCCCAGCCGATCCACCAGGGCGACAACATCCTGGTCGTCAACGGCGAGATCTACAACCACGCTGACCTCCGCGCCATTCTCGGCGAGACTGCCTTCCAGACCCGCAGCGACAGCGAGACGGTGCTGCACCTCTTCCGCAAGAATGCGCTGCGCTGGGTGTCGCGGCTGGACGGCATGTTCGCCTTCGTGCTGGCGACGCCGGAGCGCATCATCGCCGCCCGCGACCCGCTCGGCATCAAGCCGCTCTACGTCGCCCATATCGGCGAGGGGCTCGGCTTCGCCTCCGAACTCAAGGCCTTCGACGGTGTCGAGGTGGCGAAGATCGAGGCGCTGGAGCCGGGCGCCATGTATGACAGCCTGGAGGGCCAGCGGCGCTGGTACCGCATGCCACAAGGTGCGGCCGATCCAGAACCGGGCCTTGATGAGGAGCTGACTTGGCGCGAACTGCGCCTGGTGCTGGAAGAGGCTGTTGCCAAGTGGATGGTCGCCGATGTCGAGGTCGGCTCGTTCTTGTCGGGCGGGCTCGACAGCTCGATCATCGCGGCAATCGCCGCCCGCCAATTGCCGAAGCGGTTGAAGACATTTTCGGTCGGGCTTGCCGGCAGCCCGGACCTGATCGCCGCGCGGCGGGTCGCCGATCATCTCGGCACCGAGCATTTCGAGCATGCGTTCACGCCGCAAGAAGTCGCAGCCGTACTGCCGCACGTCATCTACCATCTCGAAAGCGCCGACATCGACCTGGTGCGCTCGGCCGTGCCGACCCATTTTGCCGCCAGGCTGGCGCGGCGTCATGTCAAGGCGGTGTTGACGGGCGAAGGCGCCGACGAGCTGTTTGCCGGCTACACCTACCATCATGCCTATGTCGATCGTCCGCGCGAACTGGCCGACGAGCTGACGCGCTCGCTCGGCACCATGCACAACATCAATCTGCAGCGCGTCGACCGTGTCACCATGGCCGAGAGCCTGGAGGCACGCACGCCGTTCCTCGACCGCGAGCTGATCGATTTTGCCCAGAGCATCCCGGCGACGCTGAAACTGAGGCGCACCGACCCGGCTTCGCCCGAGAGCACCGGTCCGACGACGGAGAAATGGATTCTGCGCAAGGCCTGCGCCGATCTCCTCCCGCACGACCTCGTCTGGCGAAAGAAGGCGCAGTTCGATGAAGGTTCGGGCGCCGTCACCGCCCTCGGCGAAGCACTGCAGGCGATGACCGGCTCGCCAACGCCGCTCGACCGTGCGGCGGAAGGTGCGGTTTACGAAGACCTGCTGCGGCAGAGCTACAGCGATCCCGACCGCATCATCAACGCGGCCGGCAGATGGGTCGCCAATCGCGTGTGTGTGGCGGCTGCCTGATCCAAGGCCGCCTTCAGATCACCGGCTTGTCCATCAGGCCGAGCCTGTCGCGCCTGAGCCAACGCCACAGCAGCAGCACCGATACTGTGGCAAGGCCGGAAAACAGGCCGATCCAGATGCCGCGACCCTCGAAGCCGAAGTGGAAGGCGAGCAGCACGCCGAGCGGCAGGCCGATGCCCCAATAGCCGATCGCGGCGAGGATCATCGGTACGGTTGTGTCCTGCAGTCCGCGCAACTGGCCTGACGACACCGCCTGGGCGCCGTCGACCACCTGGAACAGCGCTGCAAAGACCAGGAAGCTGACTGCCAGGCTGATGACATGGGCGTTGGCCGGGTCACTGATGTCGATGAAGGCCGAGATAAGGAGATGCGGCCACAACACCATCACCAGCGCCATCAGCGCCATGAAGCCGACGCCGAGCACATAGGCGGTCCAGCCGGCGCGGGTGATGCCATCGCGGTCTTTGGCGCCGAAGGCGAGGCCGACGCGCACTGTCACCGCCTGGCCGAGGCCCAGAGGGATCATGAAGGTAACGGCGCAGATCTGCATGGCGATAGCATGCGCTGCCAGCGACTCCGCATTGATCAGCCCCATCAGGAAGGCGGCAGCGTTGAAGATCGTCACCTCGAAGGCAAGGATGCCGGCAATCGGAGCGCCGAGCTTGAGCAACGCCAAGAAACGCGGCCAGTCCGCGCGCCAGAAACGGCCGAACAGCCGGTAGCGGCGGAAGCGCTTTTCGAACATCACCACGAGTGCCATGCCAACGAACATCATGCCGCTGGCAATGCTGGTGGCGAGGCCCGAGCCGGCGATACCCATCTCGGGGAAGCCCCATTTGCCAAACACCAGAAGCCAGTTGCCGATAGCGTTGGCCGCGACCGCGATCGCCATGATCGCCAGCGCCCAGCCCGGCCGCTCCAGCGCCGAAATGAAGGAGCGCAGCACGATATAGCCATAGAAGGGCAGCACCGCCCATTGCAGGTGGCGGACATAGACGCCCGCCTGCTCGGCAAGCTTGGGCTCCTGGCCCATGGCGATCAGTATGTGCTCGGCGTTCCACAGCAACACCCAGATCGGGACGACGATGACGAGCGCCATCCAGAGGCCCTGCCGAACCGTCCGCCGGACGTCACGCACCGAATGGCGCTTGCGGCCGAGCTCGGCCGCCATCATGGGCGAGGTCGCGTACATCAGGCCGAGGCCGAAGACGAGCGGCGCGAAATAGAGATTGGAGCCGAGCGCACCGGCGGCCAGCGCCTCGGGGCCGAGCCGGCCGATGATCATGACGTCGGTCGCTGTCATCGCCGACTGGGCGAGATTGGTGAGGATCATCGGCCAGGCAAGCGCGAGCATCGCGCGAAGTTCGTCGCGCCAAGGACTGGCCGGTGATTGCGCGCCGGTTGCTATCGCAGACATTTTTTATCGTCTTTCGCGCCGATATCGCGAGATATGCCGCCGATATCGATCGATTCGGCCTCAAAACACCCGGTTTTGCCTCGCCGTGGTCGGGTTTTGAAGCAAACGGGCAGGTGTGGCAAGCCATCAAGACCGGCAAGGATTGTGCCAGCAATGGCGAGCTAGTGGTACCGTTAGTCGCTTGCCGCGTCCTTGGGGCAGTTGAGCTCGGCCATGATCCATTCGCGGAAAGCGCGGATTTTCGGCACGTTGCGGCGCCCCTCAGGGTAGACCAGCCAGTAGTCTCCACCATGGCCGGTGAGTTCGAACGGCTGGATCAGCCGGCCCTCGGCCAGCTCCGCGGTGAACAGCGCGGTGGTCAGAACCGTCACACCCTGGCCGGCCATCGCGGCATTCGCCTCGGCGGCCTGCGAACCCAGGCTGGTGTCGGGCATCCTGTCGAGTGCGTCTGCCGGCACATTGGCCATTTCGAACCAGGCCTTCCACCAGATGTCGGCAGGGTTGAGAATCCTGAGCTTGAGCAGATCCGCCGGCTCCCTGATCCCACCGATGCTTTCGGCGAGACGCGGGCTGAGCATGGGCGAATACTGCGAGCGCAACAAGAAATGGGCGGCAAGCCCGGGCCATTTACCGGCGCCGGAGCGGATGCCGATATCCATTTCCTCGCGCGAGAAATCGACAAGCGCGCTCGAGGTGTCGAGGCGGACGGCAATGTTGGGATGGCGCAGCTGGAAGGAGCCGATGCGCGGCGCCAGCCAGTTCGATGCGAAGGTGTGGACCGTCGAAATGCCGAGCGTGCCGCCGGAGCCGGCGCGCGCCATCTGATAGGCGTCGCTCAGCAGGCCGAATGCCTCGGTCACCATCGGCACCATGCGGCTGCCGACCTCGGTCAGCACCACCTGGCGCGGCTTGCGCAGGAACAGCGGCGCGCCAATGCGCTCCTCGAGCAGCTTGATCTGGTAGCTGACGGCGGCCTGCGTCATGCCGAGCTCGGCCGCGGCCTTGGTGAAGCTACCCTGGCGGGCGGCGGCTTCGAACACCCTGATCGCGGTCAAAGGCGGCAGCTGAAGCGGCATTCCCGCACCTCCATGCATAAGGCCATTTAATGGGTAATGATCGACGTTCAATTGGAAAAGTCAATCATTCCAGAGCTATATCTACGTCAACGCATCAGCGCGTTTCAAGCATCTCATCAGGGTGACGATCATGGCCACGGCACAGGCAAGTCTTATCCATTGCGAGCAGACCAGCTGGACGGCACGGCTGGCAGCCACATTCGGACTGCGTTCGCGCCGCCGGGTGTTCGATTTCCGGGACCTGCCGGACCACCTCAAGCGCGACGTCGGCTATCTCGACGGCAACAGTCCCTGCAGCCGCCGCAAATAGGGCCGCGCCATATGGCCGCTTTGTCGCTATCATCCTGCCGGTTCATTTCCGCAGCCGTTCGTCCTATGACCGCGGTAGCGAAGAAAGGTCGGCACGATGATTCCAAAAGCGGTCTACTGGGACATGGACGGCACGCTGATCGACAGCGAGCCGCTGCACGAGGAATCGCTGGTGTCGGCGCTGCGCAGTGTCGGCATCGAGCCGCCCGCCGATCTGCACGCCCGCGTCGTCGGCCAGGCGGCGCGCCCGGTCTATGAGGTGCTGCGCGACCAGTTCGGACTGGAGCTCGGTTTCGACGATTGGATCGCCCGCAAATACGAGCACTATATGGGCCGCGCGCCGGATCTATTGCCGCGCGAGGGCGCCATGGAAATCTTCGGCGATCTCAAGGCCAGGGGCGTTGTCCAGGCGATCGTCTCCAATTCCGACCGCATGGTCGTCGACATCAACCTCCGCGCCGTCGGCATCCACCAGGCGGCGATGAAGACGATCAGCCGCAACGACGTGCGCCTCGGCAAACCCGATCCCGAGCCCTATCTGCGTGCCGCATTCCTGACCGGCATCGATCCGGCCGACACCGTGGTCATGGAAGACAGCGTCACCGGGGCAACGGCCGGCGTCGCCGCCGGCATGCGCACCATCTTCTGGCCGCAGGACAAGATCGACGGTCCGGCTGGCGCGCTGGTGGCGCACAGCGCCGAGGAAGTGCGGGCGCTGCTCGGGTTGGGGTGAGTGGTCTCTGGTTTGCCTGGACCGAGGCGTGGTGGAGATGTGACGGCATGGATCCCCGGGTCTTTGCCGCGACGTCGCCGATGATACGCGCCGACGGGCCAAATCCCGCCTCTCAGTTCCGGAACACCGGCTCCTGCTCGTCGAGGATCGCTTTGAGTTCGGCGAGGTGGCGTTCGGCCTGGCCGGGATAGTCTTCCTGCTCGAGTGCTGCTTTCTCGGCGATCTCGTCGGAGAGCGTACGCAAGGGACGGCCGGTCCATAAAGCCTTGATGTAGGTTTCGCAGGCGCGCTCGAAATAATAGAGCCGGTTGAAGGTGTCGGCGACGCTGTCGCCGATGACCATGACACCGTGATTGCCCATGATCATCACCTTGACCTTGGGGTCGGCGAGCAGCTGCGAGCAGCGTTCGCCCTCTTCCTCGAAGGCAAGCCCGCCATAATGACCGTCGACGACATGCCGGCGGAAGAAGATCGCCGTGTTCTGGTCGATCGGCGGCAAAGTGGAATCGGCCAGCGAGGCCAGCACCGTGGCATGGATCGAATGCACATGCATGACGCAGCGCGCATGCGCGCAGTTGCGGTGGACAGCGCCATGCAGGCCCCAGGCGGTCGGGTCGGGCGCGTTGGGTCCGCTCATCGTCTCGGGGTCGTTGGCGTCGATCAGCAAAAGGTCGCTCGCCTTGATGCGCGAGAAATGCACCTGGTTGGGGTTCATCAGGAACTTCGAGCCGTCGTCGTTGACGGCGAGCGAGAAGTGGTTGGCCACCGCCTCATGCATGTTGAGTCTGGCCGTCCAACGGAAGGCGCAGGCGAGGTCGACGCGCTCCTCGTAGAACGGCAGGTTGGTCTGCTTGAGCTGGGTGACGGCCATTTCTTCCTCCCTCTCCATCATATTTCCGAAGTCCGCTACCGGCTTCGGGCCGATGCGCTGGGAGAAAGAATGCCGCGTCAGATCGGGTGCGGCAACATCAGCTCAGGCTGATTTCAGCTGGTCCAGCCTGAGGCCGCCGTTCTCGACGATGAAGTCGATGACTGCTTCCAGTCCCTTGCCGCGCGACAGGTCGGTGAAGCCGAATGGGCGCTTGCCGCGCTGGCGGGCGGCGTCGCCTTCCATGACCTCGATATTGACGTTCACATAAGGCGCGAGGTCGCTCTTGTTGATGACCAGGAAGTCGGAG
This genomic window contains:
- a CDS encoding ABC transporter substrate-binding protein, giving the protein MLNHPMNRRAVLGAGVASAAMLAMPAVLRAQDKSIKIGVYGGYFKKSFDEHIFPEFTKSTGIAVESVAEPTGEAWLVQLEQAAKAGQAPADLSMMSQTSVLKGQSTKLWAPLDLAKIKNSSNLIDHFVNKYPDGAVAGIGAVAWYITLVTNTNVFPTAPDSWTALWDPANQDKLGLLALASNSFLLEVTAKTFMGGTNALDTEEGILKAFEKLAEVKPNVRLWYRDEAQFEQALKSGEIPMGQYYHDVTGLAASEGQPVRSTFPKEGGIQDAGSWVLSRASKKSEEAHAFIDHMCQPSVQALMSRKVGTSPTVKRELMDLTADEFAAVSSDIAPIIPRYDLYTTKADWINQKWTELIVG
- a CDS encoding ABC transporter ATP-binding protein, whose protein sequence is MSGLVLKDIVKSFGNFTAVDTANLAVPHGKFVCLLGPSGCGKTTLLRMIAGLEDPTSGAIMLDDEDITPVPTHKRNLGMVFQSLALFPHLTVGDNIAYPLRIRGASRDEQKKRSDDLLKLIHLPGFADRPVSKLSGGQRQRVAIARALALSPRLFLLDEPLSALDAKLREAMQVELRQLQQRLGITTFVVTHDQREAMTMADLVVVMGQGKILQAAPPIEIYRKPADAFVADFIGMTNLLDAETDRAGRVSVLGQAIPDLVMPAGLTRAAVSIRPEDVHLGPVGGDSIGGTVTFVRDLGGTIETFVEAGGKTIIAVATPRERPNVVAGQQVGITLPADACVVLKS
- a CDS encoding ABC transporter permease produces the protein MKREAPKSIADYSPLFFPGLMLIVFFVIPFSTMIAVSFFLRDPSGFYTPDFVFDNYARFLSVFFGRVLAFSLMLAVMVAICCVAIAFPFTFLLTKRPRKVQTIWLVCLLSVLSLSEVIIGFAWSTLFTRTAGITNLFVFLGLMKEPVALTPSFWAVLTGMVYQALPYTILVLYPALVRLDPQLLEAARTLGASPTRAFVNVVVPALRNTIVATLIMVFVFALGSYLLPQILGRPSHWTLSVLITDQAIYQSNMPFAAAMAVFLVLMSLALVGLTLLVGRKENAL
- a CDS encoding ABC transporter permease, which gives rise to MATFLRRLYFTAVALFLAAPLIVVAGVSVNEKQDLAFPPKGFSLSWYGQIFFDPEWRAALIASVTLAVTAAALAVAIALPLAWFLWRRIAPWANVFQILGLAPFILPPVITALGMLTFWATSGFYGQPWTAVISHAIFFVTLPLVTLSLGFASIDRSLVEAASTMGADDRTVLKTVVLPLIRPYLVSGYAFAFVLSLNEYIVAYMTVGFTIETLPIKIFNALRYGYTPTMASVSVFFVAVAALVFSLIARFGDIRKLLGAMSSDT
- the asnB gene encoding asparagine synthase (glutamine-hydrolyzing), which encodes MCGFVCLWNLDDEQLASRMIRKMEHRGPDALEVLRPNNIPVVMAHARLAIIGPDNGAQPIHQGDNILVVNGEIYNHADLRAILGETAFQTRSDSETVLHLFRKNALRWVSRLDGMFAFVLATPERIIAARDPLGIKPLYVAHIGEGLGFASELKAFDGVEVAKIEALEPGAMYDSLEGQRRWYRMPQGAADPEPGLDEELTWRELRLVLEEAVAKWMVADVEVGSFLSGGLDSSIIAAIAARQLPKRLKTFSVGLAGSPDLIAARRVADHLGTEHFEHAFTPQEVAAVLPHVIYHLESADIDLVRSAVPTHFAARLARRHVKAVLTGEGADELFAGYTYHHAYVDRPRELADELTRSLGTMHNINLQRVDRVTMAESLEARTPFLDRELIDFAQSIPATLKLRRTDPASPESTGPTTEKWILRKACADLLPHDLVWRKKAQFDEGSGAVTALGEALQAMTGSPTPLDRAAEGAVYEDLLRQSYSDPDRIINAAGRWVANRVCVAAA
- a CDS encoding MATE family efflux transporter; translation: MSAIATGAQSPASPWRDELRAMLALAWPMILTNLAQSAMTATDVMIIGRLGPEALAAGALGSNLYFAPLVFGLGLMYATSPMMAAELGRKRHSVRDVRRTVRQGLWMALVIVVPIWVLLWNAEHILIAMGQEPKLAEQAGVYVRHLQWAVLPFYGYIVLRSFISALERPGWALAIMAIAVAANAIGNWLLVFGKWGFPEMGIAGSGLATSIASGMMFVGMALVVMFEKRFRRYRLFGRFWRADWPRFLALLKLGAPIAGILAFEVTIFNAAAFLMGLINAESLAAHAIAMQICAVTFMIPLGLGQAVTVRVGLAFGAKDRDGITRAGWTAYVLGVGFMALMALVMVLWPHLLISAFIDISDPANAHVISLAVSFLVFAALFQVVDGAQAVSSGQLRGLQDTTVPMILAAIGYWGIGLPLGVLLAFHFGFEGRGIWIGLFSGLATVSVLLLWRWLRRDRLGLMDKPVI
- a CDS encoding LysR substrate-binding domain-containing protein codes for the protein MPLQLPPLTAIRVFEAAARQGSFTKAAAELGMTQAAVSYQIKLLEERIGAPLFLRKPRQVVLTEVGSRMVPMVTEAFGLLSDAYQMARAGSGGTLGISTVHTFASNWLAPRIGSFQLRHPNIAVRLDTSSALVDFSREEMDIGIRSGAGKWPGLAAHFLLRSQYSPMLSPRLAESIGGIREPADLLKLRILNPADIWWKAWFEMANVPADALDRMPDTSLGSQAAEANAAMAGQGVTVLTTALFTAELAEGRLIQPFELTGHGGDYWLVYPEGRRNVPKIRAFREWIMAELNCPKDAASD
- a CDS encoding HAD family phosphatase, producing MIPKAVYWDMDGTLIDSEPLHEESLVSALRSVGIEPPADLHARVVGQAARPVYEVLRDQFGLELGFDDWIARKYEHYMGRAPDLLPREGAMEIFGDLKARGVVQAIVSNSDRMVVDINLRAVGIHQAAMKTISRNDVRLGKPDPEPYLRAAFLTGIDPADTVVMEDSVTGATAGVAAGMRTIFWPQDKIDGPAGALVAHSAEEVRALLGLG
- a CDS encoding class II aldolase and adducin N-terminal domain-containing protein — translated: MAVTQLKQTNLPFYEERVDLACAFRWTARLNMHEAVANHFSLAVNDDGSKFLMNPNQVHFSRIKASDLLLIDANDPETMSGPNAPDPTAWGLHGAVHRNCAHARCVMHVHSIHATVLASLADSTLPPIDQNTAIFFRRHVVDGHYGGLAFEEEGERCSQLLADPKVKVMIMGNHGVMVIGDSVADTFNRLYYFERACETYIKALWTGRPLRTLSDEIAEKAALEQEDYPGQAERHLAELKAILDEQEPVFRN